The Paracoccus sp. MC1862 genome includes a window with the following:
- a CDS encoding EcsC family protein has product MPATSITSRQAILPPIDDPSVHVQIDKLARRYVEAGGLVMEMLASVGGSAQGLIDRLPGFVRKRMDRITLAALNRAFDAATQSRRYVRDRGDWFNRLASTVSGAAGGMAGLPGAVVELPLTVTMLLRAILEIAAEHGLDPDSDEVRMEALRVFAAAGPMSEDDGTDLGLLAAKLSITGQTVQGLIARIAPRLSLVLGQKLAAQATPVFGAMAGASINFAFAGYYQEVARVHFGVLRLAQETGLPREALTERLRDRIEQLQADRGAKTRKA; this is encoded by the coding sequence ATGCCCGCGACCAGCATCACCTCGCGCCAAGCCATTCTGCCGCCGATCGATGATCCGTCCGTCCATGTCCAGATCGACAAGCTCGCTCGCCGCTATGTCGAGGCGGGCGGCTTGGTCATGGAGATGCTCGCCTCGGTCGGGGGCAGCGCGCAGGGACTGATCGACCGGCTGCCGGGCTTTGTCCGCAAGCGGATGGACCGGATCACGCTGGCGGCGCTGAACCGCGCCTTTGACGCGGCCACGCAATCGCGCCGCTATGTCCGCGACCGGGGCGACTGGTTCAACCGGCTGGCCTCGACCGTCTCGGGGGCAGCGGGCGGCATGGCGGGCCTGCCGGGCGCGGTGGTCGAACTGCCGCTGACGGTGACGATGCTCTTGCGCGCGATCCTCGAGATCGCCGCCGAGCATGGCCTCGATCCCGACAGCGACGAGGTGCGGATGGAGGCGCTGCGCGTCTTCGCCGCCGCCGGTCCCATGTCCGAGGACGACGGCACCGACCTCGGCCTGCTGGCCGCCAAGCTCTCGATCACCGGCCAGACCGTGCAGGGCCTCATCGCCCGCATCGCGCCGCGCCTGTCGCTGGTGCTCGGCCAGAAGCTCGCGGCGCAGGCCACGCCCGTCTTCGGCGCAATGGCCGGCGCCTCGATCAACTTCGCCTTCGCCGGCTACTATCAGGAAGTGGCCCGCGTCCATTTCGGCGTCCTGCGTCTTGCGCAGGAAACCGGCCTGCCCCGCGAGGCGCTGACCGAGCGTTTGCGCGACCGCATCGAGCAGCTTCAGGCAGACCGGGGCGCCAAGACCCGCAAGGCCTGA
- a CDS encoding FRG domain-containing protein, which yields MVDSETVPKGRQISSVGDLIAWVKDVKGCPLFEKAGEVCYRGHEDAAFSLLPSVQRSLRADAEQNIISELLLYSSDAFLSDRTMFEKLVRAQHYALPTRLLDVTMNPLVGAYFSLGTDDRTDGQLYMFGFAPDRIKYPDSDSVALICNIARLTSKEREDLRNACSQVKSDDPAEVEKFRSHKSMRRLLHFVRDEKPAFEDRVEPKDLTTYYLVRAKQSNRRIIAQSGAFIASGLNSYQRVGGSSTFPRAEAIISKEAKPDLRRELELFAINHRTMFPDLEDVARHIARKWKVESI from the coding sequence ATGGTTGACTCCGAAACGGTCCCCAAGGGCCGGCAGATCAGCAGCGTTGGCGACCTTATCGCTTGGGTCAAGGACGTGAAAGGCTGTCCCCTGTTTGAAAAGGCAGGGGAGGTTTGCTATCGCGGCCATGAGGACGCCGCATTTTCGCTGCTGCCGTCCGTCCAGCGCAGCCTGCGCGCTGACGCGGAACAGAACATCATCAGCGAACTGCTGCTGTATTCAAGCGATGCGTTCCTGTCGGACCGCACCATGTTCGAAAAACTGGTACGTGCGCAGCATTACGCGCTGCCGACACGATTGCTGGATGTGACCATGAATCCGCTTGTCGGGGCCTATTTCAGCCTTGGGACCGACGACCGGACGGATGGCCAATTGTATATGTTCGGCTTCGCCCCGGACAGGATCAAATATCCCGACAGCGACTCGGTTGCGCTGATCTGCAACATCGCCCGTCTCACCAGCAAGGAACGAGAGGATCTGCGCAATGCCTGTAGTCAGGTCAAAAGCGACGATCCGGCGGAGGTAGAGAAGTTCCGCAGTCACAAGTCCATGCGCCGGCTGCTTCATTTCGTGCGCGATGAAAAGCCGGCGTTTGAGGATCGCGTCGAACCAAAGGATCTGACGACCTATTACTTGGTCAGGGCCAAGCAGAGCAATCGCCGCATCATTGCACAAAGCGGGGCGTTCATCGCGTCGGGGCTCAATTCCTACCAAAGGGTCGGCGGCAGTTCGACATTCCCAAGGGCCGAAGCCATCATCTCAAAGGAGGCCAAGCCGGACCTTCGCCGCGAACTAGAACTGTTTGCCATAAACCACCGGACCATGTTCCCTGACCTAGAAGACGTGGCTAGGCATATCGCGCGCAAGTGGAAGGTCGAAAGCATCTGA
- a CDS encoding pitrilysin family protein encodes MNDVQITTLPNGLRVATRLMPGLHSASVGIWVNAGGRDERAEQNGIAHFLEHMAFKGTARRSALQIAEAIEDVGGYINAYTSRDVTAYYARVLSGDVGLALDVIGDIVLNPTFDPREIEVERGVILSEIGQSLDTPDDVIFDWLQEAAYPAQPMGRTILGPAERVSAFSRDDLAGFVGEHYGPGQMIVAAAGAVDHEALVRQAEDIFGHLKPLVGVTREGAVWQGSEARRVKKLEQAHFALAFEGPGFRDPDFYAAQIWTNALGGGMSSRLFQKIREERGLCYSIFAQSGFHDDTGMVTIYAGTSGDQVADLAHLTVDEIRRSAGDLGEAEVARAKAQLKAGLLMGLESPSGQAERIARALSIWGRVPDAEEVARRIDAVTAGDVRDHAQRMIARAQPALALYGPVRKAPAREALALRLAA; translated from the coding sequence GCGACGAACGCGCCGAGCAGAACGGCATCGCGCATTTCTTGGAACACATGGCCTTCAAGGGCACTGCCCGCCGGTCGGCCCTGCAGATCGCCGAGGCCATTGAGGACGTGGGCGGCTATATCAACGCCTATACCTCGCGCGACGTGACCGCCTATTACGCCCGCGTGCTGTCGGGCGACGTGGGCTTGGCCTTGGACGTGATCGGCGACATCGTTCTGAACCCGACCTTCGACCCGCGCGAGATCGAGGTCGAGCGTGGCGTGATCCTGTCAGAAATCGGCCAAAGCCTCGATACGCCCGACGACGTGATCTTCGACTGGCTACAGGAAGCGGCCTATCCGGCCCAGCCCATGGGCCGCACGATCCTTGGTCCTGCCGAGCGTGTCTCGGCCTTCTCCCGCGACGACCTCGCGGGCTTCGTGGGCGAGCATTACGGTCCCGGCCAGATGATCGTGGCCGCTGCCGGCGCGGTCGATCACGAGGCGCTGGTGCGGCAGGCCGAGGACATCTTCGGTCATCTCAAGCCGCTTGTCGGCGTCACCCGCGAAGGCGCTGTCTGGCAGGGCAGCGAGGCCCGCCGCGTCAAGAAGCTGGAACAGGCGCATTTCGCCCTGGCCTTCGAGGGGCCGGGCTTCCGGGACCCCGACTTCTACGCCGCGCAGATTTGGACCAATGCGCTGGGGGGCGGGATGTCCTCGCGCCTGTTCCAGAAGATCCGCGAGGAGCGGGGGCTGTGTTATTCCATCTTCGCGCAGTCGGGCTTCCACGACGACACCGGGATGGTGACGATCTATGCGGGCACCTCGGGCGATCAGGTGGCTGACCTTGCGCATCTGACGGTGGACGAGATCCGCCGCTCCGCCGGGGATCTGGGCGAAGCCGAGGTCGCGCGCGCCAAGGCGCAGCTCAAGGCCGGGCTGCTGATGGGTCTGGAAAGCCCCTCGGGGCAGGCGGAACGCATTGCCCGGGCACTGTCGATCTGGGGCCGGGTGCCCGATGCCGAGGAGGTCGCACGGCGCATCGACGCCGTGACCGCCGGTGACGTGCGCGACCACGCGCAGCGGATGATCGCGCGGGCGCAGCCGGCGCTGGCGCTGTATGGTCCCGTCCGCAAGGCCCCCGCGCGAGAGGCCTTGGCCCTTCGGCTCGCCGCCTGA
- the ccrA gene encoding crotonyl-CoA carboxylase/reductase: protein MALDAPSAIAPYDAPIKDLYEIGEMPPLGHAPKQMYAWAIRRERQGEPDQAMQLEVVDTPTIDSNEVLVLVMAAGVNYNGIWAGLGVPISMFDVHKQPYHIAGSDASGIVWAVGDKVRNWKVGDEVVIHCNQDDGNDEECNGGDPMYSPTQRIWGYETPDGSFAQFTRVQAQQLMPRPKHLTWEESACYTLTLATAYRMLFGHEPHELKPGMNVLVWGASGGLGSYAIQLINAAGANAIGVISDEDKREFVMGLGAKGVLNRKDFNCWGALPKVGSDEYKDWFNEVRKFGKAIWDITGKGQNVDIVFEHPGESTFPVSVFVCKKGGMVVICAGTTGFNCTFDVRYMWMHQKRLQGSHFAHLKQAAAANRLMLERRLDPCMSEVFPWAEIPQAHVKMLRNEHKPGNMAVLVQAPRTGLRTFEDALEARENG, encoded by the coding sequence ATGGCCCTGGACGCCCCGTCCGCGATCGCCCCCTACGACGCGCCGATCAAGGACCTGTACGAAATCGGCGAGATGCCGCCCCTCGGCCATGCGCCGAAACAGATGTATGCCTGGGCGATCCGTCGCGAACGCCAGGGCGAACCAGACCAGGCCATGCAGCTTGAGGTCGTCGACACCCCCACCATCGACAGCAACGAGGTGCTGGTCCTGGTGATGGCGGCAGGCGTCAACTACAACGGCATCTGGGCTGGTCTTGGCGTTCCGATCAGCATGTTCGACGTCCACAAGCAGCCTTATCACATCGCGGGGTCCGACGCCTCGGGGATCGTCTGGGCGGTCGGCGACAAGGTCCGCAACTGGAAGGTGGGCGACGAGGTCGTCATCCATTGCAACCAGGACGACGGCAACGACGAGGAATGCAACGGCGGCGACCCGATGTATTCCCCCACCCAGCGCATCTGGGGCTACGAGACGCCGGACGGCAGCTTCGCCCAGTTCACCCGCGTCCAGGCCCAGCAACTGATGCCGCGCCCCAAGCACCTGACCTGGGAGGAATCGGCCTGCTACACCCTGACGCTGGCCACGGCCTACCGGATGCTGTTCGGGCACGAGCCGCATGAGTTGAAGCCCGGCATGAACGTGCTGGTCTGGGGGGCTTCGGGCGGCCTCGGGTCCTATGCGATCCAGTTGATCAACGCAGCGGGGGCGAATGCCATCGGCGTGATCTCGGACGAGGACAAGCGCGAGTTCGTCATGGGCCTCGGGGCCAAGGGCGTCCTGAATCGCAAGGACTTCAACTGCTGGGGGGCGCTGCCGAAGGTCGGATCCGACGAATACAAGGACTGGTTCAACGAGGTCCGCAAGTTCGGCAAGGCCATCTGGGACATCACCGGCAAGGGCCAGAACGTCGACATCGTCTTTGAACATCCCGGCGAATCGACCTTCCCGGTGTCGGTCTTCGTCTGCAAGAAGGGCGGCATGGTGGTGATCTGCGCCGGCACCACCGGCTTCAACTGCACCTTCGACGTGCGCTACATGTGGATGCACCAGAAGCGCCTGCAGGGATCGCACTTCGCCCATCTGAAGCAGGCGGCGGCGGCCAACAGGCTGATGCTGGAACGCCGGCTCGACCCCTGCATGTCCGAGGTCTTCCCCTGGGCCGAGATCCCGCAGGCGCATGTGAAGATGCTGCGCAACGAACACAAGCCGGGCAACATGGCGGTGCTGGTGCAGGCCCCGCGCACGGGCCTGCGGACCTTCGAGGACGCGCTGGAAGCAAGGGAAAATGGTTGA
- a CDS encoding FAD-binding oxidoreductase — translation MLNPADDRLVAALPAGVVRPLEPRHLDEPRGYFAGQGGLLAAPRTVEEVAAIVRACAEARVAVLPRGGGTGLVAGAVMPDGVPPLVLSLERMTTIRDVWPDEDALVAEAGVTLQQVQEAAAAAGRQFPLSLASQGTAQIGGVLAANAGGTGVLRWGNARALCLGIEAVMPDGSILRDLKRLRKDNTGYSLRDLLIGAEGTLGIITAAALKLAPRPAAMATAMLEVPDPQAALQLLSLAQEMMAGCVTTFELISGQSLAFVAETLPEIRQPLPGAPWSVLLELSLPKGMDPEAAVEDLLGRAMEEGLVLDGAIAQSGQQAAEFWNLREHLPEANRRIGAISSHDISLPLSEIPRFIADAGAMIAGMGDLRINCFGHLGDGNLHYNVFPGPGRTRADYADLRFRLPEAIYGMVVERGGSFSAEHGVGRLKVADLERWGDPVKLSSMRAIKAALDPQGIMNPGAVLS, via the coding sequence ATGCTGAACCCCGCCGATGATCGCCTGGTCGCCGCCCTGCCGGCAGGCGTCGTCCGCCCGCTGGAGCCGCGGCATCTGGACGAGCCGCGCGGCTATTTCGCCGGGCAGGGCGGGCTGCTGGCGGCGCCGCGCACCGTCGAGGAGGTCGCGGCCATCGTCCGCGCCTGCGCGGAGGCACGGGTGGCGGTGCTGCCGCGCGGGGGCGGGACCGGGCTGGTCGCGGGCGCGGTGATGCCCGACGGGGTTCCACCGCTGGTTTTGTCGCTGGAACGCATGACCACGATCCGCGATGTCTGGCCGGACGAGGATGCGCTGGTGGCGGAGGCGGGCGTCACTCTGCAGCAGGTGCAGGAGGCCGCAGCGGCTGCGGGCCGTCAGTTCCCGCTGTCGCTGGCAAGCCAGGGCACGGCGCAGATCGGCGGCGTGTTGGCCGCGAACGCAGGCGGCACGGGTGTCCTGCGCTGGGGCAATGCGCGTGCGCTCTGCCTCGGGATCGAGGCGGTGATGCCGGACGGGTCCATCCTGCGCGACCTCAAGCGGCTGCGGAAGGACAACACCGGCTATTCCCTGCGGGATCTGCTGATCGGGGCCGAGGGCACGCTGGGGATCATCACGGCGGCGGCGCTGAAGCTCGCGCCGCGTCCGGCGGCGATGGCGACCGCGATGCTGGAAGTGCCCGACCCGCAGGCCGCGCTGCAACTGCTGTCGCTGGCGCAGGAGATGATGGCGGGCTGCGTGACCACCTTTGAACTGATCTCGGGTCAGAGCCTCGCCTTCGTGGCCGAGACGCTGCCCGAAATCCGCCAGCCCCTGCCCGGCGCCCCCTGGTCGGTGCTGCTGGAACTGTCGCTTCCCAAGGGAATGGACCCCGAGGCGGCGGTGGAAGACCTGCTGGGCCGGGCGATGGAGGAAGGCCTTGTCCTTGACGGCGCCATTGCCCAGTCCGGCCAGCAGGCCGCCGAGTTCTGGAACCTGCGCGAGCATTTGCCCGAGGCGAACCGCCGCATCGGCGCGATTTCCTCGCATGACATCAGCCTGCCCCTGTCGGAAATCCCGCGCTTCATCGCGGACGCGGGCGCGATGATCGCGGGGATGGGCGATCTCAGGATCAACTGCTTCGGGCACCTGGGCGACGGCAACCTGCATTACAACGTCTTCCCCGGTCCCGGCCGCACCCGCGCCGATTACGCCGACCTGCGCTTCCGGCTGCCCGAGGCGATCTACGGGATGGTCGTGGAACGCGGCGGCTCCTTCTCGGCGGAACACGGGGTCGGGCGGCTGAAGGTCGCGGATCTCGAACGCTGGGGCGACCCGGTGAAGCTGTCGTCCATGCGGGCGATCAAGGCCGCGCTGGACCCGCAGGGCATCATGAACCCCGGCGCGGTGCTGAGTTGA
- a CDS encoding flavin reductase family protein — protein sequence MFYRPEAGHGLPHNPFNAIIAPRPIGWISTRGRQGDNLAPYSFFNATAYVPPQVMFASTGAKGDRPGTKDSVAQIAESRVFCVNIADAPLKEAMNASSAHLPAGTSEFKAAGLTAVPCETIECPRVAEAAASLECRATRIIRLAGESNHMVLGVVTGIHLRDDCLVDGRFDLTRSGWLSRMGYRDYAVVTELFEMERPA from the coding sequence ATGTTCTATCGACCCGAGGCGGGCCACGGCCTGCCGCACAACCCCTTCAACGCCATCATCGCGCCGCGGCCCATCGGCTGGATTTCAACCCGCGGGCGGCAGGGGGATAACCTCGCGCCCTATTCCTTCTTCAACGCCACGGCCTACGTTCCGCCGCAGGTGATGTTCGCCTCGACCGGCGCCAAGGGGGACCGACCCGGCACCAAGGACAGCGTGGCGCAGATCGCCGAAAGCCGCGTCTTCTGCGTCAACATCGCCGACGCGCCGCTGAAAGAAGCGATGAACGCGAGTTCGGCCCACCTGCCCGCCGGGACAAGCGAGTTCAAGGCGGCGGGCCTGACCGCCGTCCCCTGCGAGACCATCGAGTGCCCGCGCGTGGCGGAAGCGGCGGCGAGCCTTGAATGCCGGGCGACCCGGATCATCCGGCTGGCGGGCGAGTCGAACCACATGGTGCTGGGCGTCGTCACCGGCATCCACCTGCGCGACGACTGCCTGGTGGACGGGCGGTTCGACCTGACCCGCTCGGGCTGGCTTTCGCGAATGGGCTACCGCGATTACGCGGTCGTCACCGAGTTGTTCGAGATGGAGCGTCCGGCATGA
- a CDS encoding adenine phosphoribosyltransferase — protein sequence MNRQKSVKDYIRTIVDFPHEGILFRDVTTLFADARGFRICVDQLLSPYAGIPIDKVVGLEARGFILGGAVAHQLTTGFVPIRKKGKLPGAVISQAYALEYGEAVMEIHDDALRAGERVLIVDDLLATGGTASAAIELCRRLGAEVVGAAFVIDLPELGGRQVIEAMGVEVHALCEFEGV from the coding sequence ATGAACCGGCAGAAAAGCGTCAAGGATTACATCCGCACCATCGTGGATTTCCCGCACGAGGGGATCCTGTTCCGCGACGTGACGACGCTGTTCGCCGACGCCCGCGGCTTCCGCATCTGCGTGGACCAGTTGCTGTCCCCTTACGCGGGCATCCCCATCGACAAGGTCGTGGGGCTTGAGGCGCGCGGCTTCATCCTCGGCGGGGCGGTGGCGCATCAACTGACCACCGGCTTCGTGCCGATCAGGAAAAAGGGCAAGCTGCCCGGCGCGGTCATCAGCCAGGCCTATGCGCTGGAATACGGCGAGGCGGTGATGGAGATCCACGACGACGCGCTGCGTGCAGGCGAGCGGGTGCTGATCGTGGACGACCTGCTGGCCACCGGCGGCACCGCCAGCGCCGCCATCGAGCTGTGCCGCCGCTTAGGGGCCGAGGTCGTGGGTGCGGCCTTCGTCATCGACCTGCCCGAATTGGGCGGACGGCAGGTGATCGAGGCCATGGGCGTCGAGGTTCACGCTCTTTGCGAGTTCGAGGGGGTCTGA
- a CDS encoding lipocalin family protein: protein MRFTLGLAASLLMTAPAFAQDAGTTAATEIDPQAYVGTWYEIARTPAPFQEMCAGGVTATYELIDEATVKVTNRCDAEGGETQGITGEAEVVNNNFNTLNVSFSVGEESQGVNYVVAAASDIEDGQYQWAAVQSPEGPIGWILAREPQIDAETRQQAEAALAETGLDVSQLTDTAQPPQSYQPGQ, encoded by the coding sequence ATGAGATTCACCCTCGGCCTTGCCGCATCGCTGCTGATGACCGCACCCGCCTTCGCGCAGGACGCCGGCACCACCGCCGCGACCGAGATCGACCCGCAGGCCTATGTCGGCACATGGTACGAGATCGCCCGCACCCCCGCCCCCTTCCAAGAGATGTGCGCGGGCGGCGTGACCGCGACCTACGAGCTGATCGATGAGGCCACCGTCAAGGTCACGAACCGCTGTGATGCCGAGGGTGGCGAGACTCAGGGCATCACCGGCGAGGCCGAGGTGGTGAACAACAACTTCAACACCCTGAACGTCTCGTTCTCGGTCGGTGAGGAAAGCCAGGGCGTGAACTATGTCGTGGCCGCCGCCAGCGACATCGAGGACGGGCAATACCAATGGGCGGCCGTCCAGTCGCCCGAAGGCCCGATCGGCTGGATTCTCGCGCGTGAGCCGCAGATCGACGCCGAGACCCGCCAGCAGGCCGAGGCGGCGCTGGCTGAAACGGGCCTCGACGTGTCGCAACTGACCGACACCGCGCAGCCGCCGCAGAGCTACCAGCCCGGCCAGTAA
- a CDS encoding PACE efflux transporter has translation MRTTADRIRHAILFEVIGLIFLIGGGALLTGFDVQALGVIGVVSSLVATAWVFVYNWMFDRAMLRLRGSVVKTHPIRALHALLFELGLLVILLPFIAWMLGGTLWQAFLFDIGIVIFYLIYGYAFNWAYDRIFPLPEMRAAQTPSNSQRA, from the coding sequence ATGCGCACCACCGCCGACCGTATCCGCCACGCCATCCTGTTCGAAGTGATCGGCCTCATCTTTCTGATCGGAGGCGGCGCGCTGCTGACCGGCTTCGACGTCCAGGCCCTTGGCGTGATCGGCGTTGTCTCGTCGCTGGTGGCGACGGCTTGGGTCTTCGTCTACAACTGGATGTTCGACCGCGCGATGCTGCGGCTGCGCGGCAGCGTGGTGAAGACCCATCCGATCCGGGCGCTGCACGCGCTGCTGTTTGAACTGGGCCTGCTGGTCATCCTGCTGCCCTTCATCGCCTGGATGCTGGGGGGGACGCTGTGGCAGGCATTCCTGTTCGACATCGGGATCGTGATCTTCTACCTGATCTACGGCTACGCCTTCAACTGGGCCTATGACCGGATCTTCCCCTTGCCCGAGATGCGCGCGGCTCAGACCCCCTCGAACTCGCAAAGAGCGTGA
- a CDS encoding GNAT family N-acetyltransferase, with product MFWRRHAPRLETERMVLRLPAHGDFSAWTGLRAESRAFLTPWEPVWHADHLSRRAFTNRVYWAARASRSGTSVPLFLTRRDDGELLGAITLDGIRRGPAQMGTLGYWIGAPFARQGYMREAIGAVVGHAFSSMDLSRIEAACLPENTASRGVLEQCGFKYEGVAQSYLQINGRWRNHVLYSYLRPDRRGRTEAG from the coding sequence ATGTTCTGGCGGCGCCATGCGCCCCGGCTGGAAACCGAGCGCATGGTGCTGCGCCTGCCGGCGCATGGCGATTTCTCCGCCTGGACCGGCCTGCGGGCCGAAAGCCGCGCCTTCCTGACCCCGTGGGAGCCCGTCTGGCACGCCGACCACCTGTCGCGCCGCGCCTTCACCAACCGCGTCTATTGGGCCGCGCGGGCAAGCCGCAGCGGCACCTCGGTGCCGCTGTTCCTGACGCGCCGCGACGACGGGGAACTGCTGGGCGCGATCACGCTGGACGGCATCCGCCGCGGCCCGGCGCAGATGGGAACGCTGGGCTATTGGATCGGCGCCCCCTTTGCCCGGCAGGGCTACATGCGCGAGGCGATCGGGGCGGTCGTCGGCCATGCCTTCAGTTCGATGGACCTCAGCCGGATCGAGGCCGCCTGCCTGCCCGAGAACACCGCCAGCCGGGGCGTGCTGGAGCAATGCGGCTTCAAGTATGAAGGGGTCGCGCAGTCCTATCTGCAGATCAACGGGCGCTGGCGGAACCACGTCCTTTATTCCTATCTGCGCCCCGACCGGCGCGGGCGGACCGAGGCGGGATAG
- a CDS encoding ATP-dependent RecD-like DNA helicase, producing MELSPASPTLPAFSPDQAEAWDALSGALTSAGIDLLSEELAPAQGGKGRVMAVLGKAGSGKTLLLAELTRALAALGVQIVSGDYEGKRKKDARTVAVLAPTNKAAFVLRTRGVPATTIHRILYTPVYDPEYERLAEWLTGTGERPRIEGLTDEALDRALLFFQQHGSIPGALATAGLRGSDFIQGWKRREDPLDVGLIDEASMLDERQFDDLREIFPLLVLFGDPAQLAPVGQSGEMVFDRLAASQKLVLHRIHRQADDSPILDLAHALSDPAVDFPAFERLVREAAASDPRVVWAERMDADLMARSPALVWRNATRVRLITAFRAAHGAPGDLLLPGEPLVCDGLELPLKHRKKRIDLEARGLIKGAQVIYLGPGKKPGFSRLHVIGTPEPRLSAASIVKIETPDVEEPFIPFAARMGATFLHGAAVTIHKAQGSQWPEVQVFGPDLSAAAWSNRIEAGLPLWKRLAYVAITRAQERLFWVTRAALARPRVGLSVDDLTVEAAPLELAAPESEAE from the coding sequence ATGGAACTTTCCCCGGCCTCCCCCACCCTGCCCGCCTTCTCGCCTGATCAGGCTGAGGCATGGGATGCGCTGTCCGGGGCGCTGACGAGCGCGGGCATCGACCTTCTGTCCGAGGAACTGGCGCCCGCTCAGGGGGGCAAGGGCCGGGTGATGGCGGTGCTGGGCAAGGCGGGATCGGGCAAGACGCTGCTGCTGGCGGAGCTGACCCGCGCGCTGGCGGCGCTGGGCGTGCAGATAGTCAGCGGGGATTACGAGGGCAAGCGGAAGAAGGACGCCCGCACCGTCGCAGTGCTGGCGCCGACGAACAAGGCGGCCTTCGTGCTGCGCACGCGCGGGGTGCCCGCGACGACGATCCACCGCATCCTTTACACGCCCGTCTATGACCCGGAATACGAGCGGCTGGCCGAGTGGCTGACCGGCACCGGCGAGCGTCCCCGGATCGAGGGGCTGACCGACGAGGCGCTGGACCGGGCGCTGCTGTTCTTCCAGCAGCACGGGTCCATCCCCGGCGCTCTGGCGACGGCGGGTCTGCGCGGGTCGGATTTCATCCAGGGCTGGAAGCGGCGCGAGGACCCGCTGGACGTCGGGCTGATCGACGAGGCGTCCATGCTGGACGAGCGCCAGTTCGACGACCTGCGCGAAATCTTTCCCCTGCTGGTCCTGTTCGGGGACCCGGCGCAGTTGGCCCCGGTGGGCCAGTCGGGCGAGATGGTGTTCGACCGGCTGGCGGCGTCGCAGAAGCTGGTGCTGCACCGCATCCACCGGCAGGCGGACGACAGCCCGATCCTTGATCTGGCACACGCGCTGTCCGATCCAGCCGTCGATTTCCCGGCCTTCGAGCGGCTGGTGCGCGAGGCTGCCGCCAGCGATCCGCGCGTGGTCTGGGCGGAACGGATGGACGCCGACCTGATGGCCCGCAGCCCGGCGCTGGTCTGGCGCAACGCGACGCGGGTGCGGCTGATCACCGCCTTCCGCGCCGCCCACGGCGCGCCCGGCGATCTGCTGCTGCCGGGGGAACCCCTGGTCTGTGACGGGCTTGAACTGCCGCTGAAGCACCGCAAGAAGCGCATCGACCTTGAGGCGCGCGGCCTCATCAAGGGCGCGCAGGTGATCTATCTGGGACCGGGCAAGAAGCCCGGCTTTTCGCGCCTGCACGTCATCGGCACGCCCGAGCCGCGGCTTTCGGCGGCCAGCATCGTCAAGATCGAGACGCCGGATGTCGAGGAGCCCTTCATCCCCTTCGCCGCCCGCATGGGCGCGACCTTCCTGCATGGCGCGGCGGTGACGATCCACAAGGCGCAGGGGTCGCAATGGCCCGAGGTGCAGGTCTTCGGCCCCGATCTCTCCGCCGCCGCCTGGTCGAACCGGATCGAGGCCGGGCTGCCGCTGTGGAAGCGGCTGGCCTATGTGGCGATCACGCGGGCGCAGGAGCGGCTGTTCTGGGTCACGCGGGCGGCCTTGGCGCGTCCCAGGGTGGGGCTGTCGGTGGATGACCTGACGGTCGAGGCGGCGCCTTTGGAACTGGCGGCCCCAGAGTCCGAGGCGGAGTGA